One Anser cygnoides isolate HZ-2024a breed goose chromosome 4, Taihu_goose_T2T_genome, whole genome shotgun sequence genomic region harbors:
- the NMU gene encoding neuromedin-U isoform X2 — translation MGKKRWPQLTPVLHRWLPHKLGSSFSRSEGAHTSGATRWDAPVLNCAPSPQHTGVGQCPKAHLRHPKPSPSTSKHGEGAAAILCSITRLPPQLGGFYTPFLRHRSFSKRGVVKKGPRGCPAPCLEAKQGHAPVAAGAPMPSQALEADQDLQLWKEIDDACSTYLSTDSQPQVSSALEELCFLVMGFLQKPQGLDEKDNTKRFLFHYSKTHDSGNSDIMSSVLHPLLQLVPQLNERRLKRHKVDVIWRKKMSRKRKRQY, via the exons ATGGGGAAGAAGAGGTGGCCACAGCTCACACCCGTGCTTCACCGGTGGCTTCCTCACAAACTGGGTTCGTCCTTCTCTAGATCAGAAGGTGCCCACACCTCTGGGGCCACCAGGTGGGATGCCCCAGTGTTAAATTGTGCCCCTTCTCCCCAGCACACTGGGGTTGGGCAGTGCCCGAAAGCCCACCTTCGCCACCCCAAGCCATCGCCCTCAACTTCCAAGCACGGTGAGGGGGCAGCAGCCATTTTGTGCTCCATCACGAGGCTGCCACCACAGCTGGGGGGCTTTTACACACCTTTTTTAAGGCATAGATCTTTCTCTAAGAGGGGGGTTGTGAAGAAAGGGCCTAGAGGCTGCCCAGCCCCGTGTCTGGAGGCCAAGCAGGGCCACGCACCCGTCGCAGCAG GTGCACCGATGCCATCCCAAGCACTCGAGGCAGATCAGGATTTGCAGCTGTGGAAGGAG ATAGACGATGCATGTTCTACCTACCTGTCCACAGATTCTCAGCCTCAG gTGTCCAGTGCACTGGAAGAACTTTGTTTTTTGGTCATGGGATTTCTCCAGAAACCACAG GGTTTAGATGAAAAAGACAACACCAAAAGG TTCTTATTTCATTATTCTAAGACTCATGACTCAGGCAACTCAGACATCATG TCCTCTGTCCTGCATCCTTTGCTGCAACTCGTTCCCCAGCTTAATGAGAGAAGACTGAAGAGACACAAAGTGGAC gtgatatggaggaaaaaaatgtcacggaaaagaaaaaggcaataCTAG